DNA from Candidatus Paceibacterota bacterium:
ATCGCATGCTTATACGTCACCAGATGTCCAAGGCCGTGCGCCTTTTCCATCCCATCAACAACCCCATCAACATCCTCCACGTCGTCATTCAGAACGATTATATACTGCCCCGGAACTTTATTATTTTCCAAGTTTTCCCGGTTAGCAACCGTAAAATTTATTCCAGATGCCCAGAACGCCAGAGCGACTGTCAGCACAAAACCTGCTTTCATATAGTTTTTCATGTTTTTGTATTAATCGAATAAAACATTGCGTTTCCCGCTGAATGTACCCTAATTATAAAACTATTTAAAATTATGTCCATACCGCGAATTGCATCACTTTTTGAAGTATTTTTTTACGTCGGCATAGACCGTTTTATCAAGCATGTCTTTGTGTTTTTCCAGATTTTCTCTCGTCAGGCTGCCCGATATCGGAAACATTTTCCTTTCGGGATCCACAAGGACATTTTGTGCATGCAAAGCTTCAGCGACAAATTTTCCATACCATTCACTCGAATAAAAATGAGTAATGTCCATACCCCTGACCTTTTCCAGAATATAATCCACCTGCGCCCTGATCGCCTCATCGTCTTTGCCGATCCTTTTGGGACTGTCATATGCCTCGATCACCTTCGCTTTCGGATAGAGCCGTTTTATCCACCCCGACCGAACGTGAAGCGGAACATCGGTCACATCCGGCTGATCATAAACCATCACCACGAGTTCATCCATATCCCTCAGCGCCGTCTCTATCAAAAACTGATGCCCCTTGTGAAGCGGTGCGAATTTGCCGATCGTCAGTCCGATCTTATATTGATTAGCCATATGTAATTATATCGAAATTAAAATATCCGCATTGCCATAGTTAAATTCTATGATCTTTCGCGCAAAGTCATCACACCGATAGCCGCATCGTAATGAAAAGCTATTCGGACTTTTCAATCTTATAGCCGATCTCAATGGCGGTAACATTATGATTTTCAAACGTAAAATCAACGTAATTGCTCTTTTCTATTTTTGAATTGTTAAATCCGGCCTCTATCTCATTAACCGTAACAGACACAGCCGACGCATTTTTCGGCAGAAGAATATGAGCTGTGACTTCGCTCAAAGCGCCCGACAATATAATATTTATTTTACCGTCAGCTTTGTTTATATTTTCTTCATAAGCAACATAACCATCGCTTGCTCCATATCTGATTGCAGCTTTTGCCGAGTTGATACCGGCAGCCGGCCATTTTGGAGAGAAATATAATTGATCGAATTTCCTATTAAGATCCTTGACGCCTATCAGTTCTTCGACGAATGCCGACAAGAAAGCGCTGCTGCCCCAGCCGTCAGTGGATAATGTCTGCGATCCTGCTCCCGGCTTGCCGTCCGGCCAATACCAAAGATATGTTTTATTGCCTGCATCTGCGGTCATTTTAATATAATCGCGTATATTTTTGATCCCATATTCTTCAAAGCCGTTTCTCAATGCTCCGGCAGAAAGCTCTCCGCCCACCAACGGCATAATGCTTCCATTGACATATCCCCCGCTCTTTTCCGCATCCGTATTGGTATTAAATCTATCTGCTCCATAATCAGGATTAATACTGAACCACTCCTCGAAAACTTGTTTTCCGTTCCAGGTCGCGCCGGCACGGCTTTGATATTCTTTGATTATGCTTTTGGCCTGTTCGCTCGATGAGAAATCATCACGATTTATATTATACACGTTTCCCAGGCTCAAGATCTCGCTTTCATCCATTTCGACGGGAGGAACCGGATCTTCAAGATGAAGAAAGCTTCTGTAATAGCCACGCTCGGGATCCCATAAATATTTGTCCGAATTTTCTTTTATGCCTTGAGCGGTTTTTTCCCAATAGGCCGCCTTCGTGTCATTTCCCTGCATTCTGAAAAGTTTGGATAATATTTTTGCAGCCTGATATACGCCTGAATTATCCGATGCAAGAATGCCGAATTTTGTATTATTGTTTATCTGATCAGAGCCGTCGCCCCATTGAAAATCCCAAAAATCGATGGTAAACGGACGCTTAACCAGCTTATGGCCATCATCCCACCGGTAAGGGTCGGTGGTGCTGTACAGCAGGGCTTTTTCCAGCTTCGGAAGAATTGAAAACATCCATTCGTCATCTCCGGTTGACTGCCATGCTCCATAGGCCGCAAGAACCGACAGATATTCCACATCCGCCTCCACGCCCATTCTGAAATTCGGACAGATAAAATCAGGCAAGGACCCGTTATCGCTTTGCTGATCGAGAAAATAATCCACCATATCGGTCACGTTTGACTCCCAATATTTAAAAGCTTTCATTTGATAGGTGTGGTCGCGGAGCCAAATCCGGTCCGTGTCGGGACTCCTGTATCCGCTGACGAAACCGCACGAAGAGATATCG
Protein-coding regions in this window:
- a CDS encoding adenylyltransferase/cytidyltransferase family protein, with the translated sequence MANQYKIGLTIGKFAPLHKGHQFLIETALRDMDELVVMVYDQPDVTDVPLHVRSGWIKRLYPKAKVIEAYDSPKRIGKDDEAIRAQVDYILEKVRGMDITHFYSSEWYGKFVAEALHAQNVLVDPERKMFPISGSLTRENLEKHKDMLDKTVYADVKKYFKK